One window of Chloroflexus aggregans DSM 9485 genomic DNA carries:
- a CDS encoding aspartate aminotransferase family protein: MTGESAADLIQADHDYLLQSYIRADFVIERGEGVYLYDSEGRRYLDFVAGIAVNALGYGDRDVLQAINEQAARLIHVSNLYHTRPAIELAALLVQSSPAFAKAFFCNSGAEAIEGAIKFARRYARAHFGEGKTTIVAFDGSFHGRTMGAVAITAREKYREPFMPVMPGVRFARYNDLASLEAVMGDDVCAVVIEPVQGEGGLRAAEPAFVQGVRALCQRHNALLVFDEIQCGMGRTGTLWAHEQLGVQPDIMTIAKPLAGGLPIGAILMSQPVADAIQPGDHGTTFGGNPLATAVGAVVFRKISDPHFLSHVQQVSNYLDEALHDLAAERPDVVLELRGRGLMRGIRIAGSAGAVRETAHRHGLLVATAGEDVIRLLPPLIIEPHHVDEAVAGLRASLR; the protein is encoded by the coding sequence ATGACCGGCGAAAGCGCCGCAGACCTTATTCAAGCCGATCACGACTATCTCTTGCAGAGTTACATACGCGCCGATTTCGTTATCGAGCGCGGGGAGGGAGTATATCTCTACGACAGCGAAGGCCGGCGTTACCTCGATTTTGTGGCCGGCATTGCCGTCAATGCGCTAGGGTACGGTGATCGTGACGTATTGCAAGCCATCAATGAGCAAGCTGCGCGCTTGATCCACGTCTCGAATCTCTACCATACCCGTCCGGCGATTGAACTGGCGGCACTTTTGGTTCAGAGCAGTCCTGCCTTCGCGAAGGCATTTTTCTGCAACAGTGGTGCAGAAGCAATTGAAGGGGCAATCAAGTTCGCCCGCCGCTATGCGCGTGCCCATTTCGGCGAAGGTAAGACAACGATTGTGGCATTCGACGGTAGCTTCCACGGGCGCACGATGGGGGCAGTGGCGATCACAGCGCGTGAGAAGTACCGTGAACCGTTTATGCCGGTAATGCCCGGTGTCCGTTTTGCCCGTTACAACGATTTGGCCTCACTCGAAGCCGTTATGGGCGATGATGTCTGTGCCGTCGTGATCGAGCCGGTGCAGGGTGAAGGTGGGTTGCGCGCAGCCGAACCGGCGTTTGTGCAAGGGGTACGAGCACTGTGCCAACGCCACAATGCCCTGCTGGTGTTCGATGAAATTCAGTGTGGCATGGGGCGTACCGGTACGCTCTGGGCGCACGAACAGCTTGGTGTGCAGCCCGATATTATGACGATAGCGAAACCACTGGCCGGCGGTTTGCCGATCGGTGCTATTTTGATGAGCCAACCGGTCGCTGATGCCATTCAGCCCGGCGATCACGGCACTACCTTCGGCGGGAATCCGTTGGCTACCGCAGTAGGCGCAGTTGTCTTCCGCAAGATTAGTGATCCGCACTTCCTCTCTCACGTTCAGCAGGTGAGCAATTACCTTGATGAAGCGTTGCACGATCTAGCCGCCGAGCGGCCTGATGTCGTCCTGGAATTGCGTGGACGAGGTTTGATGCGTGGCATCCGCATTGCCGGTTCGGCGGGGGCAGTCCGCGAGACAGCCCATCGTCATGGTTTGTTAGTAGCTACGGCCGGTGAAGATGTTATCCGCTTGCTCCCACCGTTGATTATCGAGCCACACCATGTTGACGAAGCCGTGGCCGGATTGCGCGCGTCGTTACGGTGA
- a CDS encoding ribonuclease HII encodes MSPDLSIEQTLLARGYRVLAGIDEAGRGCWAGPVVAAAVVLAPIVYERPGLLDAVDDSKQLTAVARERAYTLVQRYARGIGVGTVPAFLVDAYGILPATRLAMTLALLSLPCSVDALLIDAERLPGIRVPQESLVRGDARSLSIAAASIIAKVTRDRLMQTADRCYPQYGFALHKGYGTPVHRRALRQYGPSPFHRRTFQPVLELLDLTDSS; translated from the coding sequence ATGAGTCCGGATCTGAGTATTGAGCAGACCCTGCTGGCACGTGGGTATCGCGTGTTGGCGGGTATTGACGAAGCCGGTCGCGGTTGTTGGGCCGGGCCGGTGGTCGCTGCCGCAGTCGTGTTGGCTCCAATCGTGTACGAACGGCCAGGCTTGCTAGACGCTGTCGATGACTCGAAACAGTTAACGGCCGTTGCCCGCGAGCGTGCGTACACCCTCGTCCAACGCTACGCACGTGGGATCGGTGTGGGTACGGTGCCGGCCTTTCTCGTCGATGCCTATGGCATTCTGCCCGCTACTCGCCTTGCCATGACGCTGGCCTTGCTGTCGTTGCCTTGTTCGGTTGATGCGTTGTTGATCGATGCCGAACGTCTGCCCGGTATCCGCGTACCACAAGAATCGCTCGTGCGCGGTGACGCCCGTTCGCTTTCGATTGCGGCTGCTTCAATTATTGCTAAGGTGACCCGTGACCGCCTCATGCAAACGGCCGACCGCTGCTATCCGCAGTATGGTTTTGCCCTCCATAAAGGGTACGGGACCCCTGTTCACCGCCGTGCACTCAGGCAATATGGGCCTTCGCCATTCCATCGGCGTACCTTCCAGCCGGTACTTGAGTTACTCGATTTGACAGACTCGTCATGA
- a CDS encoding class I SAM-dependent methyltransferase: MSRFVTRYRQLVRWFFHRLYHEFAWSYDFIAWLVSAGYWQRWVQAAAPVLRGRVLELGCGPGYLQQALAGRAGVVGIDLSPFMLRRAARFTKRLVRADARQLPFPTAGFDTVCATFPAEYILDPATLAEIRRVLVPDGQLVIVDGGRLEGGYGRVIDLIYRLIWLGRTPRQLPEVIHIGDWPLQVQRVAVGASSVLILTGRPHESGSEY, from the coding sequence ATGTCAAGATTCGTAACACGTTACCGGCAACTAGTTCGCTGGTTCTTTCACCGGCTTTACCACGAGTTTGCCTGGAGTTACGACTTCATCGCGTGGCTCGTTTCGGCCGGGTATTGGCAACGGTGGGTGCAGGCCGCCGCGCCGGTGTTGCGCGGTCGGGTGTTGGAACTCGGGTGTGGTCCCGGTTATCTGCAACAGGCGTTAGCCGGACGGGCCGGCGTCGTCGGGATCGATCTGTCACCGTTTATGCTGCGGCGAGCAGCACGTTTTACCAAACGACTGGTGCGTGCCGATGCTCGGCAGTTGCCGTTTCCCACCGCCGGTTTCGATACGGTTTGTGCTACGTTTCCCGCAGAATATATCCTCGACCCGGCCACCTTGGCCGAAATCCGGCGCGTCCTTGTACCCGATGGTCAATTGGTCATTGTCGATGGGGGACGGTTGGAAGGTGGGTACGGGCGGGTGATCGATCTGATCTATCGTCTGATCTGGTTGGGCCGCACTCCACGCCAGTTACCAGAGGTGATACACATCGGTGATTGGCCGTTGCAGGTGCAGCGCGTGGCGGTAGGGGCGAGTAGTGTCTTGATACTGACCGGGAGACCCCATGAGTCCGGATCTGAGTATTGA